Genomic segment of Desulfovibrio sp.:
GGCCGTAAATAATGGTGGGGTCGGTCTGCAAGAGCATCTTCTTGCCGAGCCGGTTGGCGAACACCCCTGCGATCTTGCCCCGTTCACCGGACTGGCCCGTTTCCTTCTCCACTATGGATGCCAGAACCACCGCGTTAAAGAGTTCCTTGCCGGTGGGCGCGCCCTGGGGCCAGGCTTTGGCCACCGCCTTCTGAAACTGCCCGAACATGGCCTCCACCACCTGCTTGGCATCAACGCCGGGCTTCTTGGTGAACAAGTAGGTTTCGGGAAACAGAAATCCCTCGGGATTCTCCGAAGGGATGCCGAACTTGGCCTGCAGTTCCTTGTCCCGGGCGGCCCTATCGAAACTTTCAACGCTCCCAAGCCCGGCCTGATCAACCAATCTGGCGATCTGGCGCATGGTCAGCCCTTCGGGCACTGATACCTTGTAGAGAATGGCCTGGCCGCTCACCAGGAGATCGAGAACTTTCTGTGGAGTGTAGCCTGTGCTCAGCAGGTACTCTCCGGCCTTGAGCCGGACGTCCTGCTTGGAATAGCGGGCCAGCAGCTTGAAGGCCAGAGGATCGGTGATGACGCCTTCCTTATGGAGAAGGCCGGTGATGGCATCGAAGCTCATGCCCTGATCCACGCGAACGGTGGTCTCCCGGCCGGGAGTCTCCGGGGGAACGGTCAGAAAGCGGTAGGCGTGCCATGCCACAAAGGCTGCCCCGGCCAGCACGACGAGCACCAGGAGCGAAACAAGGCGCTTAAACATCACTCTCATCCTCGAACGAATTACTACCCGCTGGCTTCGTATCGGCCGGAGTGCAAGGCTCCTGGCTCAGCCACGGTTTGCCAACCACTTCGCGAGCGGCGCCGGGTGCGGCCAGATAGCTTTTCAAAATGAGCACCGCGGCCTGCTGGTCCAGCGCGGCTTTTCTCCGCGAGGCCTTTACCCCACAGGCGCGCAGGGCGTCCAAAGCCTCTTCGCTGGACAGGGTCTCGTCCATGAGCTTGACCGGAACATCCACCCGCCTGGCCAGGCTCGCGGCGAAGTTGGCGGCCTGACGGGCCGTCAGGCTGTCCCTGCCCTCGGCAGGCGCGGGCCAGCCCACAACCACGATCTCGACACCTTCGTTCTTCACCACTTCCAGTAGTTCGGCGAACAGGGCGTCCCGTCCGCCTTTTTCCGTGCGTTCCACGGTCTTAAGCGGAAAGGCCATGCTCCCACCCGGGTCGGAGAGAGCGAGCCCCACGCGTTTCAAGCCAAAGTCGATGCCGAGAACCCGCATCAGCCCGCGGTCACCTTCTCAGCGAAAACCACCACCCGTTTGCGTCCCTCCTGGCGGGCATGAGCCAGAGCCTTGCGGAAGGTACGCTTCCACTTGGGCCCTTCCCATACGGCAGCCAGATACTCCAGGGTGTGGTACACGCTCTGCTTGCGCCCCATGCGCAACAGGCAGCGCTTGATGCCTATCTTGCACGAGGGGCATCCCACCAGAATGGGCTGGGTCTCGCTTGCTGCGTCGCCAAGGTCCTTGTGCAGCTGTTCCTGCTTGCGCAGGCGGATGCTATTGAAAAGGTCCGGGCTGGTGATGGCTCCCATGCCGGACTCGCCGCAGCAGCCGGGGGAGATGTCCACCTTGGAGTGGGTGAGGTCCGCCATGGCCTGACGATACATTTCCGAGGCCTTGGCCAGGGGCACCCCCTCCCACTCGGCGTGGCAGGCAGCGTGGTACACCAGTCTCTCGGCCGGAACCATACCGTCCGCAGCCCGTTCGGGCAGACGCGAGAGCAGGTACTGGGTCACGTCGAAATGGGGAATCTTGCCCCCCGCGATGACCTCGGTTTCGTAGCCTGAGAGCGACTCGCGACAGGTGCCGCAAGCGGTGAGCACGGCCTGGGGTTTCACTCCCTCGTTGGCGGCCTTGACGAATATCTCGCCCAGGGCCTCGATGTTGCGTGCCCGGTTCTTGCGGTATGCGTCCTGATAGCCCGCGGACAGAAGCGGATACCCGCAACACATGTGCCTCTCCGGGATCACCACGGCCACGCCCGCGCGCAAGAGCAGGTGGATGGCGCTCAGGCCTATGGTGCGCCAGAACAGGGCCGCGCCGCAGCCCGGGAAGTAGAACACGGCCTCGCCAGTTGGCCGCTCGGGCATGAAAATGCCGCCCTTGTCCAGCTGGAGGGCGTCTGCAAGGTTCTTGAACCCGGTGATGGGACCAGACCCCTGCAGCATGGGATTGGAGAAGCGCGAACGCCAAGGCCCCGGGATGAGCCCCACCAGATGGTTGCCCACCGCCTGGCCCCAGGCGGCCATCTTGGCCATGCTCGGGGCCCGCTCCTCGGGCTTTTCCGCGATGTGGTGCAATATCTTGGACTTGAGGCCGTGCCCGCCCGCACCCTTTTCTTCTATGAAGGCCCGCATATCCAGGATGGCGCCGGCAGTCTGGATCTTCACCGGGCAGGCTGCCGTGCACTTGCCGCACGTGGTGCAGCGCTCGGTCATCTTGCGCAGGCTGTCCAGGAGCTCCGGGGACGGCCTGCCGTGGTGAACCTGGGAATAGTAGATGGCCTCGATGATGGCACCCAGGCTGATGTTCTTGTTGCGCGGATGGTAAATAAGCCCGCGCTCGGGATAATACATGGGGCAGACCTGCTTGCACTTGCCGCAGCGGGTGCAGACCTGGATGTTGGTCAGCAGGTTGATGAGCTTGTCCTTGTCCGGCAGAGCGGTTTTTCTGATGTCGCGGATGAGACGGTTAAACGAGAACGTGTAGGGCTCGCAGTCCAGGTCGCGGCTGACCAGCTTGCCCGGGTTCAGAATGTTCTTGGGATCCACCGTCTGCTTGTAGGCTCTTAGGGCGGTGATCTTGTCCTCGGGCAGGAACGCGATTTTGGTTATGCCTATTCCGTGCTCGCCCGACACCGCGCCCCCAAGTTCCATCACCTTCTCGAACACCCTGTCCGCGGCCTCGTGGGCCTGGGCCAGCATTTCGGGATCATTGGAGTTCACGGGCAGGTTCACGTGGCAGTTGCCGTCGCCCGCGTGCATGTGGTTGGCCACGATGATGCGTCTGGCCAGCATATCCTGATGGATGGCCTCGATGTCGTTGTAGAGCTTCGGGTAACGGGTTCTTAAATCCGTAAAGAAGTAATAGGCCTGAACCTCGAGCTCCTGGTCGTTTAATTCCGCAGTGGTACGGATGCCGCGCAGGATTTCGGCCGCGAACTGCATTTCCATGGACACGAATGAGTCGGAATCCGGAAAGCCGGGCAGCCGGGTTACTTCCTGCAGGGCCTTGCGGTAAGCCTTGGCCAGGTAGTTTAGGTTAAGTTCCTCAAGAAAGTCGGAGAACTGGGGGATGACCCCCAGGGGGATGACCACGTCCTCGTTTATCTTAAAACCCGAGGTGCGCTTGGCAATGGCCGAGAGCTTGTGGCGATCCTCCCAGAAGACTTCCGCCTCCTTCTCGTCCCGGGCAACGAAGGCGTCCACTCCCTCGTGTTTTTCGGCAATGGCCACGATATCGGCCACGGCCTTTTCCAGCGCCGGGAGGTCGTTGCCGTCGAGCTGGATGGTCAGCACGCTTATCGGGTCGCCCTCGTATTTGGCGGACTTCTTCTGGTACTCGATGGCCTTCACGTACTTGGAGTTGAATTCCTCCAGGGCGGAGATCTTCACCAGATCGCCCTCGAGGCGGATCTTGTCGCGCATGGCCACCACGCCCTGGATGGTGAGCATGGCGTTGTGCATGGACCGGCCGAAGAACTCCAGGACCAGCACCTTGGAGTGGGCGAGCTTCTCGTAGCAGATGAAGCAGGCCTCGGTGATCACGCCGTCCACGCCTTCCTTCTGCATGCCCGGCAAGCCGCCCAGATACTTGTTGGACACGTCCTTGCCCAGACCCGCGCCTCGGATCTCGCTGCCGGGAAGCTCGACGCGGTCTCTCACCACGCCGTCCTCGCCCACGACCTCGAAAACCGCGGTCTCGTTTTCCAGGATCTTGTGCCTGGGATGGTCCACGCGCCTGATTTCTACAACCTGTGCATCCGGAGTGACCATCTTGTAAGAAAGCAGGTTGTCGAGCGTGGTGCCGTATTCGAAGGCGTAAGGCCCTCCGGCGTTTTCAGAGATGTTGCCCCCTATGGAGCTCGAGGCCTTGGAGGCCGGGTCCACGGTGAGCACCAGACCCTTTTCGGCAGCTGCCTTGATGGCCTGCAAGGTGATGACCCCGGACTGCACGCAGATGGTGCGGTCCTCCGGGTTCACAGAGAGAACCTGCTTGAGCCTGGTGACGGAGAGCACCACTGTGCGGCGCCTGGCGGGCACGGCGCCGCCGGTGCAGCCCGAGCCCCCGCCTCGCGGGATGACGGAAAAGCCCATCTCGTCCGCCAGCTTCATAATGCGCTGGACGTGCTCGGTCCTGTCCGGGGCCAGGACCATGAGCGGAAGTTCCATGCGCAGGTCCGTGGCGTCCGTGGAGCACTCCACCAGATTGTGGGGCCCATCCATGATGGCCTTGTCGTCCAAAAACTGGGTGAGCCTGTTTTTTAAGTCCTCCCGAAAGGCCGTGTCCTTGTCGAACCCGGTCCAGAAGTCCTTCACGGCCGTGGAAATCGCCCGGAAATACTCCGGGGTGAGCATGGTGGTGGACTGGGTCAGACGCTGCTCGACGGACTCACGCACGTCCGAGGCATCGATGAAGGGGTTGTAGCGAACCAAAAACAGCTCGCTGGCCAGGGATACGGCCAGCTCCTGTATGTCCTCGGGCCACGTTTCCAGCTCGCGCTCTTTAAAGCCCAACACTCGGGGAACCAAACGCTTAAGCGGGATCGATATATGCGGATTCTTTTCTGGCATGGGGGGAATACCTGTAGTCAGTGATGAGAAGGCATTTACACTTAGTACCGGCCGGGACGCTTGGCAAGGCGTTTCCTTGAGGCAAACCTCAAAACCCTCACCCCACCCTCCGGAAGGGCAAACCGGGAGAATCCCCCAAGAATCCATTCCTTTGACCTATGGACATCCTCACCCTTCTTCTGTGTTATCTTCCTGGGTGTCCTTGGATGCTTCGCGGGACACCCAGATGGACCATTCCCCCAGAACCACGCGTTTTCGTCTGAGGCGCAGCCGACGGCAACTTCTCGAAAACGCGGTCAGCGCACTCTACCCGGAGGGGTCATGTCGCACGACGCCGAGTACGAACAGATGCAGATGATCGAGGAAAAGCGCGGCAGTTGGGAGGCTGGACGGATAAACGAGAAAGTGGCGAGGCTTGCCACCCGTATGGACGACATCCAGCAGGCGATCGATGGCATCCGCACAGATATCCAAGAGATCAAGGAGCGATTGCGCGTGTAGCCGCGAACGCTTCCAATCACTACACCGGTCCAGGAGGAGAGATGCTTAGTCTGTCAAAATCGAATGACGTGTTGGGAACGGTCAACAGGGGAAACATCGCTGAATCCGGGTTATGCACGCTCTGCCGGGCCGATTGCGCGGGCAAGTGCGAAACCTGGGTGTCCAGCCTCAACGGGAGGGCGACGCTCTACCCCCGGGATTTCGGCCTTGTGACGGCGGGCAGCGGCAACACCACGCACGTCGGTGTGAACTACAATGCCCTGCGCATTCAGGGGTACAATTACGGCGCCAAAGGTGTCCCCACTGGCAAATCCAACAGCCCCGACGACTGTCTCTTCACCAACGTGAGCCTTGAAACAACGTTCGGCAAGGGCATCAAATGCCGTTTGCCGCTCATGACCGGCGCCCTCGGATCCACCTTCATCGCCGCAAAATACTGGGACTCCTTTGCACTTGGCTGCGCCCTGTCGGGCATACCCATCGTGGTGGGAGAAAACGTGGTCGGCGTTGACCGCAAGTCCATCCTCAGCAAGGGCAAGATCAAAGAGGCCCCTGAACTCGACCGCCGCATCAACGGGTATATGCGTTACTTCGACGGTTACGGTGCCATCATCGTCCAGTTGAACGTCGAGGACACCCGCAACGGCGTAGCCGAATACGTCATCGACAAGTACGGCGACAAGGTCGTCATCGAGCTCAAGTGGGGACAGGGAGCAAAGAACATCGGCGGCGAGATAGAGGTGACGAGTCTCGATTACGCCCTGTTCCTGAAAAAACGCGGCTACCTGGTTGACCCCGACCCTGAGTTGAAAGAGGTCCAGGACGCTTTCAAAGCCGGGGCCATCCACGGATTCGCCCGTCACTCCAGGCTGGGATACACGGACCTGGATTCCGAGGATGCCGTTCGCGACAATTTCATGACCAGCGTGGCTTACCTGCGCAAGCTCGGCTACAAGAGCATCTCCCTTAAGACCGGTTCCTACGGCATGGAAGCGCTGGCCATGGCCATCCGCTACGCCTCGGACACCGAACTCGAACTGCTCACCATCGACGGTTCCGGAGGAGGCACCGGCATGAGCCCCTGGAACATGATGGAGACCTGGGGCGTCCCCTCCATCCTGCTTCATTCCAAGGCATATGAATACGCATCCCTTCTCGCTTCGCGCGGCAAGAAGGTGGTGGACCTCTCCTTCGCGGGCGGATTCGCTCGCGAAGACCACATCTTCAAGGCGCTGGCCTTGGGCGCGCCGTTCACCAAGCTCATCTGCATGGGCCGCGCCATCATGATTCCCGGTTTCCTGGGCTCGAACATAGAGGGAGCGCTGCATCCCGAACGCCGCGCAGCGGTGAGCGGCAATTGGGAAACCCTGCCCAAAACGGTCAAGGACATCGGCGAAACCCCGGAAAAGCTGTTCGCCGGTTACGCTTCGGTGAAGAAACGGGTCGGCGCCAAGGAAATGAAGAACATCCCATATGGTGCCATCGCCATATGCACGCTCACAGACAAACTCGGAGCCGGACTGCAGCAACTCCTGGCAGGAGCGAGACGATTCTCGGTCTCCCAGATCACCCGGGAGGACGTCGCTTCCGCCAACCGGGAAACCGAGAGGGAAACGGGCATCCCCTTCATTACCGGCATCCAGGATGAATCGGCTCGGAAGATTCTGCTCGCTTAGCGACTTAAGAAATGGCAGCGGCGGCCCATGCCGCCGCTGC
This window contains:
- the mltG gene encoding endolytic transglycosylase MltG, whose translation is MFKRLVSLLVLVVLAGAAFVAWHAYRFLTVPPETPGRETTVRVDQGMSFDAITGLLHKEGVITDPLAFKLLARYSKQDVRLKAGEYLLSTGYTPQKVLDLLVSGQAILYKVSVPEGLTMRQIARLVDQAGLGSVESFDRAARDKELQAKFGIPSENPEGFLFPETYLFTKKPGVDAKQVVEAMFGQFQKAVAKAWPQGAPTGKELFNAVVLASIVEKETGQSGERGKIAGVFANRLGKKMLLQTDPTIIYGLGEKFDGNLKRAHLDDPKNPYNTYQHPGLPPGPICNPGLEALKAAANPESHDYLYFVSKNDGTHYFSKSLEEHNGAVVKYQMRKGR
- the ruvX gene encoding Holliday junction resolvase RuvX, coding for MRVLGIDFGLKRVGLALSDPGGSMAFPLKTVERTEKGGRDALFAELLEVVKNEGVEIVVVGWPAPAEGRDSLTARQAANFAASLARRVDVPVKLMDETLSSEEALDALRACGVKASRRKAALDQQAAVLILKSYLAAPGAAREVVGKPWLSQEPCTPADTKPAGSNSFEDESDV
- a CDS encoding FAD-binding oxidoreductase is translated as MPEKNPHISIPLKRLVPRVLGFKERELETWPEDIQELAVSLASELFLVRYNPFIDASDVRESVEQRLTQSTTMLTPEYFRAISTAVKDFWTGFDKDTAFREDLKNRLTQFLDDKAIMDGPHNLVECSTDATDLRMELPLMVLAPDRTEHVQRIMKLADEMGFSVIPRGGGSGCTGGAVPARRRTVVLSVTRLKQVLSVNPEDRTICVQSGVITLQAIKAAAEKGLVLTVDPASKASSSIGGNISENAGGPYAFEYGTTLDNLLSYKMVTPDAQVVEIRRVDHPRHKILENETAVFEVVGEDGVVRDRVELPGSEIRGAGLGKDVSNKYLGGLPGMQKEGVDGVITEACFICYEKLAHSKVLVLEFFGRSMHNAMLTIQGVVAMRDKIRLEGDLVKISALEEFNSKYVKAIEYQKKSAKYEGDPISVLTIQLDGNDLPALEKAVADIVAIAEKHEGVDAFVARDEKEAEVFWEDRHKLSAIAKRTSGFKINEDVVIPLGVIPQFSDFLEELNLNYLAKAYRKALQEVTRLPGFPDSDSFVSMEMQFAAEILRGIRTTAELNDQELEVQAYYFFTDLRTRYPKLYNDIEAIHQDMLARRIIVANHMHAGDGNCHVNLPVNSNDPEMLAQAHEAADRVFEKVMELGGAVSGEHGIGITKIAFLPEDKITALRAYKQTVDPKNILNPGKLVSRDLDCEPYTFSFNRLIRDIRKTALPDKDKLINLLTNIQVCTRCGKCKQVCPMYYPERGLIYHPRNKNISLGAIIEAIYYSQVHHGRPSPELLDSLRKMTERCTTCGKCTAACPVKIQTAGAILDMRAFIEEKGAGGHGLKSKILHHIAEKPEERAPSMAKMAAWGQAVGNHLVGLIPGPWRSRFSNPMLQGSGPITGFKNLADALQLDKGGIFMPERPTGEAVFYFPGCGAALFWRTIGLSAIHLLLRAGVAVVIPERHMCCGYPLLSAGYQDAYRKNRARNIEALGEIFVKAANEGVKPQAVLTACGTCRESLSGYETEVIAGGKIPHFDVTQYLLSRLPERAADGMVPAERLVYHAACHAEWEGVPLAKASEMYRQAMADLTHSKVDISPGCCGESGMGAITSPDLFNSIRLRKQEQLHKDLGDAASETQPILVGCPSCKIGIKRCLLRMGRKQSVYHTLEYLAAVWEGPKWKRTFRKALAHARQEGRKRVVVFAEKVTAG
- a CDS encoding FMN-binding glutamate synthase family protein produces the protein MLSLSKSNDVLGTVNRGNIAESGLCTLCRADCAGKCETWVSSLNGRATLYPRDFGLVTAGSGNTTHVGVNYNALRIQGYNYGAKGVPTGKSNSPDDCLFTNVSLETTFGKGIKCRLPLMTGALGSTFIAAKYWDSFALGCALSGIPIVVGENVVGVDRKSILSKGKIKEAPELDRRINGYMRYFDGYGAIIVQLNVEDTRNGVAEYVIDKYGDKVVIELKWGQGAKNIGGEIEVTSLDYALFLKKRGYLVDPDPELKEVQDAFKAGAIHGFARHSRLGYTDLDSEDAVRDNFMTSVAYLRKLGYKSISLKTGSYGMEALAMAIRYASDTELELLTIDGSGGGTGMSPWNMMETWGVPSILLHSKAYEYASLLASRGKKVVDLSFAGGFAREDHIFKALALGAPFTKLICMGRAIMIPGFLGSNIEGALHPERRAAVSGNWETLPKTVKDIGETPEKLFAGYASVKKRVGAKEMKNIPYGAIAICTLTDKLGAGLQQLLAGARRFSVSQITREDVASANRETERETGIPFITGIQDESARKILLA